A single genomic interval of Theropithecus gelada isolate Dixy chromosome 16, Tgel_1.0, whole genome shotgun sequence harbors:
- the NAGS gene encoding N-acetylglutamate synthase, mitochondrial isoform X2 produces MATALMAAVLRAAAVAPRLSGRGGTGGSRRLSCGARRRAARGTSPGRRLSTAWSQPQPPPEEYAGAEDVSQSPVPEEPSWVPSPTPLVPHEPPEPPSGRSLVQRDIQAFLNQCGASPGEARHWLTQFQTCHHSADKPFAVIEVDEEVLKCQQGVSSLAFALAFLQRMDMKPLVVLGLPAPTAPSGCLSFWEAKAQLAESCKVLVDALRHNAATAVPFFGGGSVLGAAEPAPHASYGGIVSVETDLLQWCLESGSIPILCPIGETAARRSVLLDSLEVTASLAKALRPTKIIFLNNTGGLRDSSQKVLSNVNLPADLDLVSNAEWVSTKERQQMRLIVDVLSRLPHHSSAVITAASTLLTELFSNKGSGTLFKNAERMLRVRRLDELDQGRLVDLVNASFGKKLRDDYLASLRPRLHSIYVSEGYNAAAILTMEPVLGGTPYLDKFVVSSSRQGQGSGQMLWECLRRDLQTLFWRSRVTNPINPWYFKHSDGSFSNKQWIFFWFGLADIRDSYELVNHAKGLPDSFRKPASDPGS; encoded by the exons ATGGCGACGGCGCTGATGGCCGCGGTTCTGCGGGCAGCTGCTGTGGCCCCGAGGCTGAGCGGCCGGGGAGGCACTGGGGGATCCCGGAGGCTGAGCTGTGGCGCACGGCGACGGGCGGCGAGGGGCACCAGCCCAGGGCGCCGGCTCAGCACCGCCTGGTCGCAGCCCCAGCCCCCGCCCGAGGAGTACGCGGGCGCGGAAGACGTCTCCCAGTCGCCTGTCCCCGAGGAGCCGTCGTGGGTGCCGAGTCCCACGCCCCTGGTGCCCCACGAGCCCCCTGAGCCTCCCTCGGGCCGCTCGCTGGTGCAGCGGGACATCCAGGCCTTCCTGAACCAGTGCGGGGCCAGCCCCGGGGAGGCGCGCCACTGGCTCACGCAGTTCCAAACCTGCCACCACTCCGCGGACAAGCCCTTCGCCGTCATCGAG GTGGACGAGGAGGTACTCAAGTGCCAGCAGGGCGTATCCAGTCTGGCCTTCGCCCTGGCCTTCTTGCAGCGCATGGACATGAAGCCGCTGGTGGTCCTGGGGCTGCCCGCCCCAACGGCGCCCTCGGGCTGTCTTTccttctgggaggccaaggcgcagCTGGCTGAGAGCTGCAAGGTGCTGGTGGACGCGCTTCGACACAACGCCGCCACTGCTGTGCCTTTTTTTGGCGGCGGGTCCGTGCTAGGCGCTGCCGAGCCGGCTCCCCATGCCAG CTACGGCGGCATCGTCTCGGTGGAGACAGACCTGCTGCAGTGGTGCCTGGAGTCGGGCAGCATCCCCATCCTGTGCCCCATCGGGGAGACGGCCGCGCGCCGCTCCGTGCTTCTCGACTCCCTGGAGGTGACCGCGTCGCTGGCCAAGGCGCTGCGGCCCACCAAAATCATTTTCCTCAATAACACAGGCGGCCTGCGCGACAGCAGTCAGAAG GTCCTGAGTAACGTGAACCTGCCCGCCGACCTGGACCTGGTGAGCAACGCCGAGTGGGTGAGCACAAAAGAACGGCAGCAGATGCGGCTCATCGTGGACGTGCTCAGCCGCCTGCCCCACCACTCCTCAGCCGTCATCACCGCCGCTAGCACTCTGCTCACTGAGCTCTTCAGCAACAAGG GGTCCGGGACCCTGTTCAAGAACGCCGAGCGAATGCTACGGGTGCGCAGGCTGGACGAGCTGGACCAGGGCCGTCTAGTGGACCTGGTCAACGCCAGCTTCGGCAAGAAGCTCAGGGACGACTACCTGGCCTCGCTGCGCCCGCGGCTGCACTCCATCTACGTCTCCGAGGG GTACAACGCTGCCGCCATTCTGACCATGGAGCCCGTCCTGGGGGGCACCCCGTACCTGGACAAATTTGTGGTGAGCTCCAGCCGCCAGGGCCAAGGCTCCGGGCAGATGCTGTGGGAGTGCCTGAGGCGGGACCTGCAGACGCTTTTCTGGCGCTCCCGGGTCACCAACCCCATCAATCCCTG GTACTTCAAACACAGTGATGGCAGCTTCTCCAACAAGCAGTGGATCTTCTTCTGGTTCGGCCTAGCTGATATCCGGGACTCCTATGAGTTGGTCAACCATGCCAAGGGACTTCCAGACTCCTTTCGCAAGCCAGCTTCTGACCCAGGCAGCTGA
- the NAGS gene encoding N-acetylglutamate synthase, mitochondrial isoform X1 yields MATALMAAVLRAAAVAPRLSGRGGTGGSRRLSCGARRRAARGTSPGRRLSTAWSQPQPPPEEYAGAEDVSQSPVPEEPSWVPSPTPLVPHEPPEPPSGRSLVQRDIQAFLNQCGASPGEARHWLTQFQTCHHSADKPFAVIEVDEEVLKCQQGVSSLAFALAFLQRMDMKPLVVLGLPAPTAPSGCLSFWEAKAQLAESCKVLVDALRHNAATAVPFFGGGSVLGAAEPAPHASYGGIVSVETDLLQWCLESGSIPILCPIGETAARRSVLLDSLEVTASLAKALRPTKIIFLNNTGGLRDSSQKVLSNVNLPADLDLVSNAEWVSTKERQQMRLIVDVLSRLPHHSSAVITAASTLLTELFSNKGSGTLFKNAERMLRVRRLDELDQGRLVDLVNASFGKKLRDDYLASLRPRLHSIYVSEGLPLSCCARYNAAAILTMEPVLGGTPYLDKFVVSSSRQGQGSGQMLWECLRRDLQTLFWRSRVTNPINPWYFKHSDGSFSNKQWIFFWFGLADIRDSYELVNHAKGLPDSFRKPASDPGS; encoded by the exons ATGGCGACGGCGCTGATGGCCGCGGTTCTGCGGGCAGCTGCTGTGGCCCCGAGGCTGAGCGGCCGGGGAGGCACTGGGGGATCCCGGAGGCTGAGCTGTGGCGCACGGCGACGGGCGGCGAGGGGCACCAGCCCAGGGCGCCGGCTCAGCACCGCCTGGTCGCAGCCCCAGCCCCCGCCCGAGGAGTACGCGGGCGCGGAAGACGTCTCCCAGTCGCCTGTCCCCGAGGAGCCGTCGTGGGTGCCGAGTCCCACGCCCCTGGTGCCCCACGAGCCCCCTGAGCCTCCCTCGGGCCGCTCGCTGGTGCAGCGGGACATCCAGGCCTTCCTGAACCAGTGCGGGGCCAGCCCCGGGGAGGCGCGCCACTGGCTCACGCAGTTCCAAACCTGCCACCACTCCGCGGACAAGCCCTTCGCCGTCATCGAG GTGGACGAGGAGGTACTCAAGTGCCAGCAGGGCGTATCCAGTCTGGCCTTCGCCCTGGCCTTCTTGCAGCGCATGGACATGAAGCCGCTGGTGGTCCTGGGGCTGCCCGCCCCAACGGCGCCCTCGGGCTGTCTTTccttctgggaggccaaggcgcagCTGGCTGAGAGCTGCAAGGTGCTGGTGGACGCGCTTCGACACAACGCCGCCACTGCTGTGCCTTTTTTTGGCGGCGGGTCCGTGCTAGGCGCTGCCGAGCCGGCTCCCCATGCCAG CTACGGCGGCATCGTCTCGGTGGAGACAGACCTGCTGCAGTGGTGCCTGGAGTCGGGCAGCATCCCCATCCTGTGCCCCATCGGGGAGACGGCCGCGCGCCGCTCCGTGCTTCTCGACTCCCTGGAGGTGACCGCGTCGCTGGCCAAGGCGCTGCGGCCCACCAAAATCATTTTCCTCAATAACACAGGCGGCCTGCGCGACAGCAGTCAGAAG GTCCTGAGTAACGTGAACCTGCCCGCCGACCTGGACCTGGTGAGCAACGCCGAGTGGGTGAGCACAAAAGAACGGCAGCAGATGCGGCTCATCGTGGACGTGCTCAGCCGCCTGCCCCACCACTCCTCAGCCGTCATCACCGCCGCTAGCACTCTGCTCACTGAGCTCTTCAGCAACAAGG GGTCCGGGACCCTGTTCAAGAACGCCGAGCGAATGCTACGGGTGCGCAGGCTGGACGAGCTGGACCAGGGCCGTCTAGTGGACCTGGTCAACGCCAGCTTCGGCAAGAAGCTCAGGGACGACTACCTGGCCTCGCTGCGCCCGCGGCTGCACTCCATCTACGTCTCCGAGGG CCTGCCGCTCTCCTGCTGCGCCAGGTACAACGCTGCCGCCATTCTGACCATGGAGCCCGTCCTGGGGGGCACCCCGTACCTGGACAAATTTGTGGTGAGCTCCAGCCGCCAGGGCCAAGGCTCCGGGCAGATGCTGTGGGAGTGCCTGAGGCGGGACCTGCAGACGCTTTTCTGGCGCTCCCGGGTCACCAACCCCATCAATCCCTG GTACTTCAAACACAGTGATGGCAGCTTCTCCAACAAGCAGTGGATCTTCTTCTGGTTCGGCCTAGCTGATATCCGGGACTCCTATGAGTTGGTCAACCATGCCAAGGGACTTCCAGACTCCTTTCGCAAGCCAGCTTCTGACCCAGGCAGCTGA
- the TMEM101 gene encoding transmembrane protein 101 isoform X1, which yields MASKIGSRRWMLQLIMQLGSVLLTRCPFWGCFSQLMLYAERAEARRKPDIPVPYLYFDMGAAVLCASFMSFGVKRRWFALGAALQLAISTYAAYIGGYVHYGEWLKVRMYSRTVAIIGGFLVLASGAGELYRRKPRSRSLQSTGQVFLGIYLICVAYSLQHSKEDRLAYLNHLPGGELMIQLFFVLYGVLALAFLSGYYVTLAAQILAVLLPPVMLLIDGNVAYWHNTRRVEFWNQMKLLGESVGIFGTAVILATDG from the exons ATGGCGTCGAAGATAGGTTCGAGACGGTGGATGTTGCAGCTGATCATGCAGTTGGGTTCGGTGCTGCTCACACGCTGCCCCTTTTGGGGCTGCTTCAGCCAGCTCATGCTCTACGCTGAGAGGGCTGAGGCACGCCG GAAGCCCGACATCCCAGTGCCTTACCTGTATTTCGACATGGGGGCGGCAGTGCTGTGCGCTAGTTTCATGTCTTTTGGCGTGAAGCGGCGCTGGTTCGCGCTGGGGGCCGCACTCCAATTGGCCATTAGCACCTACGCCGCCTACATCGGGGGCTACGTCCACTACGGGGAATGGCTGAAG GTCCGTATGTACTCGCGCACAGTTGCCATCATCGGCGGCTTTCTTGTGTTGGCCAGCGGTGCTGGGGAGCTGTACCGTCGGAAACCTCGCAGCCGCTCTCTGCAGTCCACCGGCCAGGTGTTCCTGGGTATCTACCTCATCTGTGTG GCCTACTCACTGCAGCACAGCAAGGAGGACCGGCTGGCGTATCTGAACCATCTCCCAGGAGGGGAGCTGATGATCCAGCTGTTCTTCGTGCTGTATGGCGTCCTGGCCCTGGCCTTTCTGTCAGGCTACTACGTGACCCTCGCTGCCCAGATCCTGGCTGTACTGCTGCCCCCTGTCATGCTGCTCATTGATGGCAATGTTGCTTACTGGCACAACACACGGCGTGTTGAGTTCTGGAACCAGATGAAGCTCCTTGGAGAGAGTGTGGGCATCTTCGGAACTGCTGTCATCCTGGCCACTGATGGCTGA
- the TMEM101 gene encoding transmembrane protein 101 isoform X2, translating to MGAAVLCASFMSFGVKRRWFALGAALQLAISTYAAYIGGYVHYGEWLKVRMYSRTVAIIGGFLVLASGAGELYRRKPRSRSLQSTGQVFLGIYLICVAYSLQHSKEDRLAYLNHLPGGELMIQLFFVLYGVLALAFLSGYYVTLAAQILAVLLPPVMLLIDGNVAYWHNTRRVEFWNQMKLLGESVGIFGTAVILATDG from the exons ATGGGGGCGGCAGTGCTGTGCGCTAGTTTCATGTCTTTTGGCGTGAAGCGGCGCTGGTTCGCGCTGGGGGCCGCACTCCAATTGGCCATTAGCACCTACGCCGCCTACATCGGGGGCTACGTCCACTACGGGGAATGGCTGAAG GTCCGTATGTACTCGCGCACAGTTGCCATCATCGGCGGCTTTCTTGTGTTGGCCAGCGGTGCTGGGGAGCTGTACCGTCGGAAACCTCGCAGCCGCTCTCTGCAGTCCACCGGCCAGGTGTTCCTGGGTATCTACCTCATCTGTGTG GCCTACTCACTGCAGCACAGCAAGGAGGACCGGCTGGCGTATCTGAACCATCTCCCAGGAGGGGAGCTGATGATCCAGCTGTTCTTCGTGCTGTATGGCGTCCTGGCCCTGGCCTTTCTGTCAGGCTACTACGTGACCCTCGCTGCCCAGATCCTGGCTGTACTGCTGCCCCCTGTCATGCTGCTCATTGATGGCAATGTTGCTTACTGGCACAACACACGGCGTGTTGAGTTCTGGAACCAGATGAAGCTCCTTGGAGAGAGTGTGGGCATCTTCGGAACTGCTGTCATCCTGGCCACTGATGGCTGA